From one Streptococcus oralis genomic stretch:
- a CDS encoding serine hydrolase: MRKFLVVLLLPAFIITSRVVSTEKQLPYSSQEIYYLTESDYGFYYKETLKSPMVYGETAVYANEDLVKESGKLTPGTTFKIVEWRLNRQGVPVFKLDNHQFILADKRLVYDQSQVQTQNRQVWLEPGFVIYNSPYDTKEISSSLSPYQRVTVDRALFAEGQEFLHIDQVGWVSKEFVSEEDNRIQKVQEILSNNYQNENYSIYVKQLSTGKEAGVNEDSKLYAASILKLAYLYYAQDKINQGEYTLDSSFKYIPEVNSFPGSYKPEGSGSLPKKEDNKEYSLQQLITKVTKESDNVAHNILGYYVTNQSDGAFKEKMYAIMGEDWDVNDKLTSSKMAGKVMEAIYNQNGFVLESLSKTDFDNQRIAKGVSVKVAHKIGDADEFKHDTAIVYTDSPFVLSIFTKNSDYDTIAKIAKDVYEVLK, encoded by the coding sequence ATGCGTAAGTTCTTAGTAGTTTTATTGCTACCTGCTTTTATCATAACCTCAAGAGTAGTTAGCACAGAAAAACAGCTTCCTTACTCTTCGCAAGAAATTTATTATCTAACTGAGTCTGATTATGGATTCTACTATAAAGAAACTCTGAAATCCCCAATGGTATATGGAGAAACAGCAGTCTATGCTAATGAGGATCTTGTCAAGGAGTCTGGTAAATTAACTCCTGGAACCACCTTTAAAATCGTAGAATGGCGTTTGAATAGACAAGGTGTTCCTGTTTTTAAATTAGATAATCACCAGTTTATCCTTGCAGATAAGCGCTTGGTCTATGATCAAAGTCAAGTTCAAACTCAAAATAGACAAGTATGGTTGGAGCCAGGGTTTGTTATCTATAACAGCCCTTATGACACTAAAGAAATTTCTTCATCCCTCTCTCCCTATCAACGCGTAACGGTGGATAGAGCTCTCTTTGCTGAGGGACAAGAATTTCTTCATATTGATCAAGTTGGGTGGGTATCAAAAGAGTTCGTTTCAGAAGAGGATAATCGCATCCAGAAGGTTCAAGAAATCTTATCAAACAACTATCAGAATGAAAATTATTCTATTTATGTTAAACAACTGAGTACAGGTAAAGAGGCTGGGGTGAATGAAGACAGCAAACTCTATGCAGCTAGCATCTTGAAACTAGCCTACCTTTATTACGCTCAAGATAAGATAAATCAAGGGGAATATACGCTAGACAGTAGCTTCAAGTATATCCCAGAAGTAAATAGTTTTCCTGGGTCCTATAAACCAGAAGGTAGTGGTAGCTTACCTAAAAAAGAAGATAACAAAGAATACAGTCTTCAACAGTTAATTACCAAGGTAACAAAAGAGTCTGATAATGTTGCTCATAATATTTTAGGTTATTATGTGACCAATCAATCTGACGGGGCTTTTAAAGAAAAAATGTACGCAATTATGGGTGAGGATTGGGATGTGAATGATAAATTGACTTCTTCAAAAATGGCTGGAAAAGTCATGGAAGCTATTTATAATCAGAATGGTTTTGTCTTAGAGTCTTTGAGCAAGACTGATTTTGACAACCAACGAATCGCAAAAGGTGTTTCGGTTAAGGTAGCTCATAAAATCGGAGATGCCGACGAGTTTAAACATGACACTGCCATTGTTTATACGGATTCTCCTTTCGTTCTTTCTATTTTTACCAAAAATTCTGATTATGATACTATTGCTAAGATAGCTAAGGATGTCTATGAGGTTCTAAAATGA